AGGATCTCTTTTaaaatgtgtgtttgtgctgACACTAACTACGCTTTAAAACAGAGCCTGGCATGTAACGGAAAATCAACACCGTACCAACAGATTTAATGGACATTTGTTTCTTGGCATTTTGCCATTGGAGGGAGCAGGCGACGATCAGATAGGAAACTGTGTGcgaatcccaaatggcatcttattgcctttatagtgctctacttttgaccagggcctgatagagctttggtcaaaaatagtgcactataaagggaatagggtggcatttgaggTGGTGGTCGCAATATTGTTTGTTCAGAGAGTGTCTTGCAGTGTTACTCTGAAGGACGGTGAACACCGTAGGAACAGAACAGGGAATAAGGCCATCTGACAGCAGGCTGCTCGAGCACCGTCACTTTTACAAAGAGCAATAACCCTGAACGCAACTCACCCAATTTAATCAACACTAGTCTGAAAAGGAAAGCACACTGCCGTGAATATGGTCTTTACCAGGCAGACACAGGCTGTTTAACAGACAAATAAACTCCAATGAATTACAGAGGTACTGTAAAGAGGTAACTGGCTAAAGTTATGAGAATGACAAATAGAAATACACTACATATATTAAACAGAAGACTGTAGTTACTTGCAGCGAGCATCCAGACTAGATTTAGAATATTGATAGGTCAAATGGAAATGAGGAGTGGTGATTGAAATTCAGTCCTCAGACAATGAGAACATGCTGCAAGCTGAACACAGCTGTTATGGCGTGTGTTCAAAATGCAGCCCCCATTTTCCCGAGGCCAGCGCCATGAAAGAGGGATCACTTCAAAAGAACTTGTAAACAAAGGCGAGCCCATTTCAATCTGCCCATCAAATAGCTCGATAATCAGCTGAAATTAAAAACGACCTTGTCTCCTCGGCTCTCATTTAATGAGCACCGCCGTATGAGGGGCTACAgccagggatttttttttttttgtatcaaAATAAAATATGAATGTACTGTAGGAAAATAAATGTCAAATGAGATCTAATTTGGTGCAGAAGAAGGCTGGATAAAGGTCTTGCAGATAGTGCCGTGTATACAGCAccttatgtgtctctgtgttcctgTCATTAAGCGTTCATATCAAAAGATCAGTGGTAAATGCTACTAAATGCCCTTGAAACTGCTTTGAAAGGCACACTTTGACTAACGACAGAAACGTTCCGAATCCCAACCGGCTCAAGCTCCAAGAAGAACATGTCAAGGCTGAGGCAAAGGAAATGCTGAGGCAAAGGAAATGAAAACAAACACTCTGTGAGGTAAAACAGCTGCTTACTAAAGCAACGTGACAGCCTATTCCACCACATAGTCGCACGACTCCAGCTCTACAGACTAGACACTACCCACTAGACTAGACGACTACACACTAGCCAACTACACCAGTAATGGCTGGTGAGCAGAGATATAGCAGGACGGGCTAATTTTATTGGCACACTAGACCACTACGCACTAGACTACTACACACTAAGACCTCCACTAGGTCTGGTAGTACAATACTGACCTGCGGTGACCCATGCAGGAAGACAGCCCCTACAGAAAGTAATCAGTGGGGCTGTAGTACAGCTTCCTAAACACCTCCAGCCGGGTGAAGTTCCTCATGACCCATGCTTGCAAGGGGCTACTATTACAGTACTCCACCGTGGGGCCCCAAGTACCGTCCTCCAGCCTGCTGATGGTCAGACACGACTGGGTGATGATGTGGAGGAACGTGTGCTTCTGTGGGTGGACATCCGGATGGAGGATGGACATGTCATGGACAGACAAGAGGAGATGGGAGTGAGTGAGAATCGCTAGGACAGAGCCAGTACTCAGGCCAGGCAGGACCAACAAGATCATCAACAGTACTGTATACTTCCATTTCCAAAAGAACTATTCTACACAACCTATCTAATGGAGGACAACGGTTACAGTTGGACCATGATGGAGTGTCGCTCACAACGGAACCAACTTTGCGTACAATCAGAAAACCTTCAACCAGATTTCCTAGTTTGATAGACTTTTTCGGGACTTGTAGTGTGGTGGGACTGATATTCCACAGTCCTAAAAGATGAGCAGGGAGGGATTGAGAATAGAGGTGAGTAGAGAGATGGATCTGACCAGTGCTTGAATTGCTCCGGTACACACTGTTACTAAGTACCGGCAcgtcaaatgttctactgcttgagtagTGGCTTTAAAATATCGCAGCGTTTCTGCACCTCAATATAAACGAGTACCCAAAGTGAGTACCgacacctatttcagtccacttCAAGCACAGGCTCTGACCACTTGGAATACGGAGAATGTTAAAGTCAGGTATTTCTCTCTGCTTGAAAATGATGACCAGATGAAATGTTAATGGTACGGCTGGGATCAGCAGTATCGCCTATCACACCGTCGCTAAAAATAATCAGGCTGTTGAGAGTGGCATTGAAACCCCACTGCCGTATATGTCAGGGCCATTTCTTAATGCATGAATTATTCACgtttcatattatatatatatataactaaaGTCAAAAGCGAAAATAGCTGGATCTAGGGTTGTACAGGAATAGATGTTTTTTTTTCTAAGTCGACAGTGACATGAGATCTTAATCACTGACAGGTGACACCATATTCAAGCAGGCAGAACATAGGAATGTGTCCGTCCCCAGTGGAAGAAATATATTGATAATAATTGTTAATATTAAGGTTACTTCGAGAATACACAACCGCTGTGTCCTACGGTTTCCCTTTAGGAATTCAAATGCCCTATTGTTGGTGCAGTGATAGTACGCTGTGCCTGTTTCAAAGTCTGCTGCGCATCAAAAATAGCACTTGAATTAGCATAGATGATTTGCATGCTAGATATATTATGGAGATATCTAGGACTGTATTATTCAGTCCTGGAACATTGAAATGAAAACCAATCCGTTGGAATATCATGAGCCATTCAGTAGTGTCTAACATTACTGCCATAttgttgcaaaattccagtaactttccccAAAATTCCCAAGGATTCCAGGAATTTTCCACCCAGGATTTCAGGAAAGCCACGTAATTTTGGGAAAGTTAATGGAATTTTTCAACTATGTCTGAGTCAATGAAGTGCAGTGTGGGACTCACATTTCATTAGGTACGTAACTGGAGAGTGGAGTCTGATCAGTCCCCTGATCTGGCTAACAGGTCACATTCCGCAGAGCATTAACATGAACACTCCTATTGACTACTGACACAACGTCACATAGGACTTCACGGACTAATGAGAGATAAACACTGGCCTTACAACCACAAGGTACTACTACCTACCAAACACAGGACTTATACACACTGTCTACATCAACTAGATGACAACATTCACGAGAACCAGGTCAGCAAGCTTACCTCGAAATCATATTCCCACTTGCCAACATACTACATGAGAGGAGAACATTTTTAATAAATGGGGAATATTATGGACTGCAATGTGCACAGGGCAACAGAATGAAGGCTATTGTTCAGGAGTTGAACAGAAGCCCAACTCCTGACATGTAGCACCATCTGGTGGCTCAAAATAATCATTACGTTTTTGACAAAGaccttttttttatgtattagtACAGGTGTGTCATTATACATATGACATCTCTTCCAATGTAATAATAGTGAATAAATTACTCTGGACAATCAGTGTGTGGCAAAAGCATCATAATCCCAGTTTACAACCCTCCTGTCATGACTTACACAGTATTATACAGGGGGAGTCTTGGTCTTACCTCCGCGTCATACTCAAACATCTGATTCCCCTTCATTTGATGACACTTCAGCATGACCACAGGGCCATGGGGACGAGACACGTCCAGACATAGGTCATCTGTCCGGATCTCCTTATCAGCCGTGTACGAGAACACCTGGCAGAGAAAACGAGACGGTCATATACCTAGTAGTATCTCTCCGAAGCACTATTCGCACAGGATTAGTATTACTATAGAACGTCGGTTATGTCATTATTACCCCAGCACGTCCGTTTTTCCAGTGGACGATTCGGACCGGGATTCGTTTTTTACCAAACTGCCCCTGTGGTTATTTATTTCTTCCTCGTTCACAATTGACCGTTATGACGGAAGCCTGGCGGCTCTTCTAGGTGTGGAGATTTTTCAAATGTCTAGGGATAGCCTAATATTGCCCTAATCGCCTAGAGTTTGGAGAAAGTCAAAATAATAATGCATATCAAGAAGAACCATGAACTGTGCAGACATTTGATTACCCGACGGACTTGGCAATTTATCAATTCATTCATCGTCCACTTCATCTTTCAAAAGATAAGTATCGCACTAGGAAAGTTGATATGTGGCTAAACAGATCATTCGTCTGTAGGCTACGTGCATAGCACTTTGTTTTAAACATCAATTTGTTCCCCATGTTCTTAACCAAACTGGGTGCAGCAACTGTTAAACTCTGTAATATCCCTCAAAACACAGGGATGACGATTTGCACGGGGTAAGTATTATCAGAGAACCTGGGAGTTTGCCCGAAAACAGTAGGCTTTTAGGGCTGGGATAATAACCTTCCTGCCAATAAAAAATTACTGACATGGCCGATTTGGACGGGACAAATTCTGGTAACTTCCCAGAATTCAGAGATTTTTCCTGCTAATTCCCTCCTGATTCAGTGAATCTTCCAAtttggatttctggaaaacctaggAATTTAGGTCCATAGCTCTCTCCTCTGGGAAAGGTCCAtagttctctctcttctttctgcaGTCTCCTTACCTGGTTCCCACCCATGCCATGGCAGTTGAAGAAGCCAACCTTCTCGTTCTCCTTTCTGCCCATGTTGTCCACACACTGGTTTGTTTCAACATTTCTGATCTAGGGGTAGAAAGGAGCATAAAAACATTGGATTCATAATTACCATCCTTCCATCCACCCTGGCATATTTACAGCTAACAAAAGCCACCGTTGATAAAGGAAGAAGAAATGGCGTATCCTCTCATCAAACACTGCCACTTCATTTCCAGGTGTCAAAATGAAAAGCACCTGCGTCTTTTCTCTGTGGCCCAGATGTCAAATCTAATTAAATATTTACTGTTCAATAAAACAAGCAATCCAAACTCATTGCCTATATTTCACCAGTGATGTAAGTCATAATTAGGGACCTTGCTTAGCATAGCAAATGGCTACATAAATCTGTGGTGATCTAAGTATTCCCACAAATTCCCACCCCAAATTATTATTTAATGAGCCATCTAATATCTAACTAATATACTCCTAGAGCCTAGGCTATACACTAGGTGTTGTACAACCTGCTTACTATGCAGGAATGGTATTGTTCCTAATGAAATTATATAAAAGCTAATGACTGGGGATGTTAAAAGTGGGATGTGTGCTATGGAGTGAGTCAATCAAGGAGCAGACGACGGGAGggtaggagaggggaagggaagactCAGGGTGCTGCTGCTGCAGTTCCATGCCATAGACAGCTTTTACTGCAGTACATTGGATGCAGGCTGTAAAATCCTCAAGCCTCAGCAGAATTCAACTTGGGGATTACAACCTCATCTCTCCAAACTCCCAACCGGTCACATTATTTGACATGCTCACTATCAATCGTGGCATTTTTTATTggcatactgtatgttatcaagACCATTCCTCTCTTTGCCTGGTGCTAACCTGTTAGCTAGAATGTTGTTCGCCAACTCTATCCTGTGCTTGGGTTTGAAACCACAACTAAACAAACGCATTAGGTTATTTATCGTCCAGTTTCAATGTTTGGAATATCCAGGTCCTTCTGACTCACTTTAAAGAGAAGTAGGACTACAGTCTTATGATATCAAACGGATGACCTGCACtgaaaatgacaccctattccctacgggcCCATgttaaaagtagtacactgtatagggaatagggtgccattagggatttATCCAGGGTCATGAGAGGAGTATCTGAAAGACTTCAGATCTGAAGGCTATTGTCTGAAAGACTTCGTATCTGAAAGACTTCATACTTCACCAAGTGAGTAGTATCTCCTGGGGATCTGAGAGTCGGGGTAGATGTTCTCCAGGTACCAGGAGAAGGGTTTGCACTGCAGAACTTCACGTAGGGTCTTACGAGAGGACACATCTCCATAGTCCACCCGGGCCACACCTGCAACACAAACCAAGACCAGGGGCCATATGTATCGAGCATGTCAGACTggtagtgctgatctaggatcagttttgacgTTTCGATTAGAATGAATGGacagaggggacctgatcctagattagcacTTCTACTTTGAGATGCTTGATACGTACAGCACCTGGTTCAAGTACAGAGACACATGCATTGAAATATCAGCAAAAGACAACAAGAACCCTTACTGCTTACACCCAACACCCTTTTGGTTGGTGGGTGTGGCTGCAATACCAATGAATTTAGTGTTCCGGTATCTATTGTCTGACTGCACCGCCAAAGCTGTACACTAGAGAGACCCTCTCCATCATTACATGTTCAATGGCTGCTTCTAGTCTAGATTATCAAAAGCCCTGCACTTCAATTGTCAAGGTTATGTTTGCTGTTATAGCACAAAGTGCCATCCTTAGAGGAATGTGAATTATTGGAGAATGACTAATAATTGTATCAACAAAGTCAAATAATCCGTGCCAGATTATTGACTCACACCCAATTTAAGACTTCCAAAAAACATCCTGCTTGACCCTTTATTAGCCCACTGCAGCAAAGGGTTAAAGAGACTGTGCTAACATCGGTTTTATTTTCAGCATAACCATTGTTGAGAGAAGAGCCCGCAAGCCCATTCAATTCGACAGGCGGGAGgtttgaattttttttttaaaagccaAAATGTTATTTTGGGTTAAAAAAACACTCCAGGCCACACTTGAACATCTAAGaatgcactgaacaaaaatataaatgcaacatgtaaagtgtaaagtcccatgttttatgaggtgaaataaaagattccagaaatttttcatacgcacaaaaagcttatttcactcaaattatgtgcacaaatttgtttacatcccggttagtgggcatttctcatttgccaaaattatccatccacttgacaggtgtggcatatcaagaagctgattaaacagcatgatcattacacaggtgcaccttgtgctggggtcaATAAGAAGCCACTGTGCAGttttttgtcaaacaacacaatgccacagatgtctcaagttttgaaaaaaaaaaaggcaTAGGTTAAGTCCTGAGATTACAgactagtactaaaacacttgaagtAGGCATTCTAGAGTTAAGTCAACAAGTTACTATGTCATTGTGTTTACTTGATAGCTACCTACACAAATAGCTAGCTAGAACAAAGTGTTAATaagattttaatttttttaaagcaatacaaataaaagtgagtgtccaccagagctgttgccagagaatttaatgttaatttctctaccataagccgcctccaatgtcgttttacagaatttggcagtatgtccaaccggcctcacaaccgcaaaccacgtgtaaaaacgccagcccaggatctccacatcaggcttcttcacttgcgggatcatctgagaccagccacccggacagctgatgaaactgagaagtAATAAAGCCCTTTCATGGGGGAAAACTCACTGATTGAccgggcctggctccccagtgggtgggcctatgccctcccaggcccacccatggctgcgacCCTGCCCAGttttgtgaaatccatagattaggacctaattcattaatttcaattgactgacttccttaaatgaactgtaactcagtaaaattgcattttgcatttagatttttgttcagaatAGATAGAAATGatgtagaaatgataatggacctatatattttcaAATAACTGCCCTTTTTTGGTCCCGGAAGCAAAAAAACATTTGTCCACTCCTgataaagggaatagagtgccatttgtgaTAAACACTAACAGTGGAGCTGCCCTGACCTGATCATCCCGTTATATCCTGGAAGAGCAGACACTCAATGCCGACCGGATACTGCGAGTATGCTTTTTCCGGAATCACTTAGGGTACTGGGCCCCCCTTGACTCCTCAGAAGACAGACTAAAGAGCATTCTGGAAACCTGGAAAGGGTGCCTTTCATGCAAAATGTAACTAGATATTGGCAAGGCACTGCATAAATCTAATCTCATAACTTGGCTCCAACATTACTTGGATACTCAGCTGCCAATCTCTTGCCAATCGTATTGCATCGCTAGGCTGTGGGGACAACATTGTCTGAGCTTCCCATGAGATCATAAACAGCAACAGTCTCCCTTGAATGCGTGAACGCAATTTCCGGAAATCGTCAGTCGAACATCTTGAAAGATACTTAGTACAGCACTATTCCAATGAATAAAAGATCAAAGTGTGGAGAAATGCAGGTGAACATAACACAATGCCCTGCCTTGTTTGGCACGTCCAGAGTAGCGTAGAAACTCACCAGAAGACGAAAGCAAAGAACAGTAGAGCGAAGACATATTGTACTTGAGACTCAATGACACCAGGAGGAGAAGCAACGTGAGCCAGAGTAGGAAGGTCAAATATAGCAAGATACAGTACTGGAAGCTACAATCTACCCGCAATATGAAAGcggatctaccccccccccccccctaaaataaaaaataccaaaaacaaacaaatatataaaatgaatatacatatatattttttaataagatACTGTACAGGTTGCATCCCTTTCTAACCATTTTGCTACATATCCTCTAGTTACAGAGCTCAAGGCGTACAGTACAAAGGAGAAATGACCCTGGCCTGAAAAACATACAGTAATGAGGAATTGGCTGTGAAATATTCCTCTAAGACAAGCGATAGGTCTTATGGTGCCTTACATGCATAGTATTGGTATAGGAGGCTACACTAACCAATATAGGCCAATACTATGTATTCTATGCATGTAAGCAGAATAATAACAGTCACGAGGTGAATGCAAAACGACAGGAGATGCCTATTTTCAGAACCCACACACTTATAGACGGGTTGCGCGCGCATTGATGTGGCCGGAAGGCGTATGTTGTTACGATTCCGAAGGGTCaaatagctagcaacaatgataCGAAGCTGCCATATTGGGAATTGTAGTGGGCTCCTTTCAACTCGTTGTATAATTGTTATTGATACCTTGtcttgttttgactgatgtcatgtttattctaatatggctcaaattctctagctagctaaccaacaactgtaacaatgcaTGAGACAACAAGCGCTCATTGTGCacctgtatttatgttttcaataaacatttcgaGACTAAATATAGCCCAGCTATAACATTTGGTTCCTTGGGTGTTGTGGGAGCGTACTGTACGTTTTAGTTTTGGTTCTGGGAACTAAGACGTGCGTTTCCTGACGAGCAAAACTGAACGTTTTTGAATTGTTCTAGGAACAGAAGGGAACATTTCACCTGTTCTGGGAACGAggcatttttaggttgcagggaggatCTAAAAaagttttactatggttccctgaaagttttcctgtGAGGTTTAATTAACATTATAAGATGGGATATtataggttatttgaaggtaattaaataacgttctgagagcatgtttcaataagacttaataacactgctagcttaggtTAACtgtgaactccaagcacagataggacacatggaaattcaTTTGCTTAGGCTTTGATCATCCAAACACATTTATTTTCTATTGTGACATGCCATCATTGAGCTGGGCATCCTGCACAATTCCCAGaacgttgtgggaaggttgtatgcaaaacaaccaaaggacaaccacgctctcaccaagctctaagataCATATGGTTCTCGatacatatggttctcagaacattatgtgctagctgggagtctACATGTCAACAATCTTAGCCAACccagtctgttttgccccatcGCTGCTGACACATCGTTTATTTTGGCTAAAAAAACAACCAGTCTATACCCAACATGATAGCTAGAGGCTGATTTCACAATTAAAGTACATGCTCGGAGCTGAGCGATTTACACCTAGACCATATGCATTGCCACTCCATCAGACCTGGGTTTAACTACTATTTGAAATATTTTACATCGCTTTAGTCTCCCTGGAGTCCCAGGTGGGCGGGGTTTTACATTTTCCAATAATTATATTGGTTCCATTGCGCCAGGAAactccccactgggcacacactcgttgaatcaacattgtttccaacatggaatagacgttgaattgacgtctgtgcccagtgggtccaTCAATCCCATTTTAAGTAttttaaatcatttcaaatagtatttgaacccaggtttgcaTTCCCACCCGCTGAGAGACAAGAGGTTAAAACGGAAGCGTGGTAGCGTACCTGGTGATATGATGTAGAAGAAGTCTTTGAAGCCGTCCATCCACACCTCGGCCAATCGCCTGTTGTTCTTGTTGATGACTTGGCCCGTGCCCCCAGGGAAGCTGTAAGGGGTGGCCTTCCGGAACACATGACCCACGTGGGAACATGTTATAATCTCCAGCGAGCCGCCACACTGCCAGATCTGCACATACaagtggtcacacacacatgtggtcacacacacacacacacaatcattgtCATAATAACCCGGCAGAGCCCTCTATTCTTAACCACTCACCCTGAAAGACATCTCCAAGTTCTCTCCGCCCCAAATGTCCATCCCTGGATCGTATGTGCCAATTTCTTCAAAATATGTCCGATCAATAGAGAATAACCCTCCAGCCATAGTAGGGGTTCTGCAAGAGAAAAACAATGAGAGTGGATAAAGAAACACATTTTACAAGAGACACCTATCTTACAAAGTGAGAAACGGATCCGCTTACAAATAATCAATATCATAAAGTAATATTGCTGAACAATATTGTTTGATGGACAGGATGCccagctggtcacgggtgcacctcagccacgctcaaggtactaaacgatatcataaccgcctttgataaaagacagtactgtgcagccgtcttcatcgacctggccaaggctttcgactctgtcaatcaccgtattcttatcggcagactcaacagccttggtttctcaaatgactgcctcgcctggttcaccaactacttctcagatagccTGTACACcgactacttctcagagttcagtgtgtcaaatatgAGGGCCTgtagtccggacctctggcagtctctatgggggtaccacagggttcaattctcgggccgactcttttctctgtatatatcaacgatgtcgctcttgctgtgggtgattccttgatccacctctacgcagacgacatcattctgtatacatctggcccttctttggacactgtgttaacaaacctccaaacgagcttcaatgccatacaacactccttccgtggcctccaactgctcttaataacctgttatggctgcacgctgaatattgaaaaaactggaaaa
The Salvelinus fontinalis isolate EN_2023a chromosome 23, ASM2944872v1, whole genome shotgun sequence genome window above contains:
- the LOC129821337 gene encoding polypeptide N-acetylgalactosaminyltransferase 13 isoform X2; protein product: MRRFVYCKVVLTTSLVWVLVDVFLLLYFSECNKCDDRKDHSLLPALRVMSRAHEGPGEMGKAVVIAKDEQEKMKELFKINQFNLMASDMIALNRSLPDVRLDGCKTKVYADDLPNTSIVIVFHNEAWSTLLRTVHSVINRSPRHLLQEILLVDDASERDFLGKKLENYARTLEVPVRVLRMEQRTGLIRARLRGAAATRGQVITFLDAHCECTVGWLEPLLARIKEDRRSVVCPIIDVISDETFEYMAGSDMTYGGFNWKLNFRWYPVPQREMDRRKGDRTLPLRTPTMAGGLFSIDRTYFEEIGTYDPGMDIWGGENLEMSFRIWQCGGSLEIITCSHVGHVFRKATPYSFPGGTGQVINKNNRRLAEVWMDGFKDFFYIISPGVARVDYGDVSSRKTLREVLQCKPFSWYLENIYPDSQIPRRYYSLGEIRNVETNQCVDNMGRKENEKVGFFNCHGMGGNQVFSYTADKEIRTDDLCLDVSRPHGPVVMLKCHQMKGNQMFEYDAEKHTFLHIITQSCLTISRLEDGTWGPTVEYCNSSPLQAWVMRNFTRLEVFRKLYYSPTDYFL
- the LOC129821337 gene encoding polypeptide N-acetylgalactosaminyltransferase 13 isoform X1, with product MRRFVYCKVVLTTSLVWVLVDVFLLLYFSECNKCDDRKDHSLLPALRAVMSRAHEGPGEMGKAVVIAKDEQEKMKELFKINQFNLMASDMIALNRSLPDVRLDGCKTKVYADDLPNTSIVIVFHNEAWSTLLRTVHSVINRSPRHLLQEILLVDDASERDFLGKKLENYARTLEVPVRVLRMEQRTGLIRARLRGAAATRGQVITFLDAHCECTVGWLEPLLARIKEDRRSVVCPIIDVISDETFEYMAGSDMTYGGFNWKLNFRWYPVPQREMDRRKGDRTLPLRTPTMAGGLFSIDRTYFEEIGTYDPGMDIWGGENLEMSFRIWQCGGSLEIITCSHVGHVFRKATPYSFPGGTGQVINKNNRRLAEVWMDGFKDFFYIISPGVARVDYGDVSSRKTLREVLQCKPFSWYLENIYPDSQIPRRYYSLGEIRNVETNQCVDNMGRKENEKVGFFNCHGMGGNQVFSYTADKEIRTDDLCLDVSRPHGPVVMLKCHQMKGNQMFEYDAEKHTFLHIITQSCLTISRLEDGTWGPTVEYCNSSPLQAWVMRNFTRLEVFRKLYYSPTDYFL